From Carassius carassius chromosome 15, fCarCar2.1, whole genome shotgun sequence:
acctattattccagtcttcagtataacatgataatttagaaatcattctaatactaatatgctgatttggtgctcagaaaACATTTCCTGCTATTGTCAATGACACAcagattgatcaaaagtgacaacatTATTACAAATGACATTAGAcataatgactaataatagatTCATTTGTCTTGGACATACTGTGTTTTAGGCCTTTCAGGTGAATTAATTGACAGATGTTTCAATGGATTATATGCAATTGAAATTtgctttctattttctttttcttttttgattttattttagtcaGTCTAAGAGTGGAAATAACACAataaatcctgtgtgtgtgtgccagacaAAAAGTAATATTGCACAGTTGGTTTTGCGATCTGCCCTTCAAATGCATCAACAGAGCTGTTGGAAGAAAGAACCAACACACACAAAGAGCTAGATATGCCTTGTTTACAAATGTCAGCACACAGTCTGTAATTTAGATGTTCTAAAAAGTTCTAAAAGGTTCATATTTGAACTTTGCAAATGGATGAAGTGACATTTCCCCAGCCTCACACACACTTGTTTACCTGTTTCACGGTGGAAACCAATCATTTGTGCATGGTAAAATGAACAAATCCATTACAGTTTACGAATAGTTCTGTCAATTTGACTTGGTGCAGAAGTCCTGGGTCACGTCAAACTGACAACAGCTGCGTCTGAGCACgttactgaaaataataataaactgaacaTTTCTTTCTCTCATTGACTAGATTTCTGGAGGAGCAAAATCTTAAAAAACTGTCCGCTACATGGGACGACACCATGCATAAAGGGAAAAGTAATGGAGATATAGTATGTGATAAAGAAAACGGAGAAATGTTTGAAAAGGGCATTGAGTTGTCTCGCATTGCAGATCACGACAACGCAGAAGAGAAGGAGAAATCCAAATCTGCCAAGAGTGGTGATGGTAACAAGATATCTATAAGCTCCACTAAAAGGGGTTCACGAAACCGCCCGACACTTCTGTGCAAGGATGACGAGGACGATGATGAAGAGATGGAGATGTCTGATAGGGTGAAGGATATGGGAAACGATCCCTCCAAAAGCAAAAGCAAAGTCACGGTGTCCGCTCGTGAAATGTTCGAGAATCGTGTAAGGAGGATGCAGGACATGGCGTGGGATGATGAGCTGGAAGCTCTCCTGCTCTGCCATAAACAGGAAAGAGCAGCGAATTTACTAGCTGCTCTATCAAAGAGAGAACAGCTCAGTGGCATGTTTAAGGATCCCTCACCTGAAAAGCTCTCTAATGTAAAACGAAAGGAGAAAACCACACTAAGTTCCTCTTCTAAACCCACACTGCTGCACAGGAGGAGCTCTGAGAACCGTGAGCAAGAGATGTTTGTGGTTATGAATGAGGAATCCCCACCGAGAGCTTCGGTGAAAAGAGGAAGTGAATTCAGCGTGAGGATGGATTCTCTAAGTGATGACCTTGCAAGGTAAATGATTTCGGTTTCCCTCCAAGATATCACCAAGGACCTTTTGCTTCTACTTGCAGTTTTACTAAACTTTGTGCATATGACTGCTTCTGACTATCAGATATGTCTTTTGCTGTATTTGACAGGACGTCTGTTTTGAGCAGTGAAAGAAGGAATCTTCTAGATTTACTGGATCTTGATAAGAAGGATTTGGAGTTTCAGTCTGTCCTTCAGCATCTTCGGGCTCAGCAGTCACCCAAAAGCCCATCTGAGCTGTTTGCCCAACACATAGTTTCAATTGTCCATCACATTAAAGGTGACTGTAACTGATGACTGAGGTCTTTTGCAGTCAAGGTTCTGagctgtattcatttaataaatattttttagttttttgtttcgttttgtaTATTCAGGATTTATTACTTGATgaaattctttattaatttattatatttaaaaaatatttatattactagttcataatttaataaaaaaaataacaattatgtTTTTGTCCACCCACAGCTCAATATTTTCCTTCTTCTGGATTGACTCTAAATGACCGATTTGCAATGTACCAGAGACGAGCTGCTGAGAAAGAATTCATGAAGCAGAGAAAGAGTCCAGAGATACACAGGTACAAAAATTCAGAGACAACTTCCCAGGCTGCTTTCTCACGCACGTACTAGTAATTTATCTGTTTTGTCAATTCCTAAGGCTATAAGAAAGGAGGAttgacatttatcaaaatattctttttttttttcaaaggagaATTGATGTTTCTCCCAGTGCTTTTAAGAGGCACTCTCTTCTGTTTGATGAGATGAAAAGCTCCATGGAAAACAGCTTCAAGGTGACCGAAAATTTTGAAATATGAagtattttggaaaaaaagaatgcTGCTCGAGTGATCCAGCCAGAGCATTCTTAGGCTTCCTTCTCTCTCTAAACTCTGTTTCTGACGAGAGAGGCATAAAAGTCCAAATGTGAGATGCAAAAAGAGGTGCATTCAGGTTGTTGTGTTGTAAATGCCCCCTCAACGTTTGATGGTAACCTTTTACTATGGGTACAAGCCTTCCTAAGAGGCAAGAAATCAGGGGTCAGAAATGGAAGTGACCAGTTGTTCCCATGTCAAATCCATTCAAAGGACTCTAAACAAAAGTCATAGTAAGTATTCCTCTTCAAAGCCTGCAACGAACAAGTGAGGTGTTTAGGCCAAGTACAAACAAAATACTTTCATGAGCACCAATGAAAGTATATCTACTGTGATCCTGTAATGTTGCCTCCTGTACtacagtattttgttttgttgaatgtctttttttattttggtgagCAAGTAAGAGCAAATCCAGTTGTTTCCATTGTGGCCTGTTGCCATTTCTGAGAAATACTGTTTAATTAGCCTGTTGAAAGACTGTGTGAAGCCAAAATGCCACTTAAAATGATATTAGAAAAGGTCTCTTCCTCTCATCCATCTGCATGgttgttttaattcagctgttGCCATGTTTTTCGTTTTGGTCCCGCCCCATGCAATACTACATGAAGCTCCTGGAACGCTGCTAACCCTCATCTGGCCAAAATATCTCTTTCTCCTCACCACAGGTCGATGGTAAAAATTCTAAAGGTGATTCAGTGGACCTTCGGCTGGATATTGAGCGCAGAAAGAAATACTTGAGTGgggagagagagcacagagaggaaGAATATGGAGGAAGAGTACCGAGGGATTCTCCAGATCCGAGCAAGGAAATATCCACTGAGAAAAACtcaaagaaccacaaaaaaatgAAGTAAGCTGCTGTATAGGCATGTGAGAGTGATCTTGAATAAAGAGGTTCTGCCCTGAGTTGTTCAGTTGCAAGAAGGACTTAAACGGCTGAAGCTGCTGCCATTTTGGTGACTTAGGTGACAAAAATAATAAGCTGAcagttgtatttttgtttgggTTCTCAAGTTTATTTTGGGGTATTTTGatcaaccaataaaaaaaatggcaCTTTCAGATATAATTTTACTTGCCTCAATATTAAAAGAACGGTTGAGTCAAGTAAAGATTAAGCAAGATGAAACCATCAAGAAGTCCATCTTGAGCCTCTTAAAGAGgccttaaaacatttataaaaaggcCTTGAAATGCGTTCACACTCACAGCAGTCTGCAGCGATAAAAAAATGAGAGTTGGTGATGTGAGGCAGCATAAATGACAGAAATCGTTGGCAGTGCGAATGCTGAGCAGAGTTGAATATTATTCAGATGAGCTGCAATACGATGCAACGTCTTCCAGTGGGAGTGGAGCTTACATGATATTAACCTCCTGATACCGTCAGGTTTGAATGCCTGCTTGTGCCCAATAGTACAGCCACTTGGTCACCTTCAGCTATTAAATCACTGTCAGTGTGAACGCACCTTTTTCTCTTTCTGGTCAGCTGGATATATGGAATATGTTGGATAAAAGCTGACAAGTGTTTAAAAAATGTCCTGATTTTCTTCTGGTGAAGATTCATTTATAGTTGGTGGAGAAGCAAATAACCTGATAAAGTCAAGAACAATAAAAGTTGTTACCTTTGATCCAGttgattttagaattttttagaaCTGTTAACATTCATGAACAATGTCCGAATCTAATGTTATTTCATTCCTAGGAAAAGCAAGAAGAAACGTGAGCATTCTGAGTCACCTTCCTCATCTTCATCGTCTTCCTTTGTTTACCATGAAGAAGACACTGAGATCAAGGCAGAAAGTTTCTCCAAAATACAACAGGGACTTAGAGAGTATGGAGAGCCTGCAGAAAGAGGACGGGCACGAGGAGGCTTTGTAAGTTTTGAGTGTATGGAATACCTAAGATGTTTATTTATTGCTGTGGTACTTAAGGTTGCCATTTGCTGTTTCTTAGCAGCTTCGAATACGCGGTAGAAGTTGGAACCGAGGAAATTTCCATGGAAGCAGTAATGGTGATTCAAAGATGAACATGTCAGCAAAGAATGACGACTGGGATCAAGAATACACTCCCAAGAGCAAGAAATACTTCCTAGTATGTTGTGATCTTTGTAACACCCATTCTGCTTTACCTAGCTATTGGAGTTTCTAATGGAAAAAAATAGTCCCAACTACAACTATATACTAGATTCTTGGTAAGTCTGTATTTATCTTTGCAGCACAGTAAAAGAGATGGAGAAGCTGAGAAGATGATGATGGACACACGAGAACGTGGTCGCGGAAATGCTCTTCGCGCAAAGGGACGTTTCATCCTCCGGAGGGCCACAAATACCAACACAACCAATTATACGAGCCCTAAATGGGCCCATGATAAATTCCAGaccactgatgatgatgatgagggcgAACAGCAAAGAGAAGATGAAAAGCAGGACCAGTGAGAACAGAGCAGTAACGATGTTAAGATCCCTCATCATGTTTTAAACCCTGGGATAAGACTTGTCAGCCTTCACACTTTCAAGAATGGATATAATATTCACATCTATGCATCTAAAACTTTTTAATAGGAAAGAGGCTTCTTTTATTGTATTGCTTTGATTTCCTATTTTCGTGAGGATGCTTTTTGTCAGCTTGGTCTTGTTTTGTGCtctctgtgtattttttttttttacatgcaaactCTCATAGTTCATAGAAAAATTCATATTATGGAGTTCAAGCAAAGTTATTTAGAGGCATATTCATCTAATTATGGCAGACACTGTTAAAGGCAACTTATTTTCAAACCTTAAATCTCTGGAGGAATTAGCACTCCATCTCAAAAccgagactttttttttttttttactgatagcTTTGTCTATGGATAGTAagaaattgcattttttatttgtgtgtgaattttgattGCTTTATGAAATACAGTACAATTCAACATAATACGACACATATGTAGTTTATTGGCCACACTGCTTCATAGATGTTGATTTCAGGCATCCAAAAGCTCATTTTATTTGACCACTAGTTCAATGGTTAGGTGCCTGTTGATACACCATAGTGCCTGAAGTGTAGAATAGCAGTATAGAACTATGGCTGGTTATGTACTCATTATTGCTGTTGAAAAAAAAGGATgtacatattaatgttttgtggactgtttttttgaaactttttGAGACCCTTGTGTGTCTACCTATAGAAAGGAAGATCATGACTTAATAACTTATTAATATGAATGACCCGTAATGTCTCGCTATGGGACCAAACTACAGCAGGTAGACATTCATGTCCCAGTCAATGACATGTGGGGGAAAAAGATTTACATTTATCCAACTGCTAGTCAAAGATGTAAACTTTGAAACTGGACAAACAGTCTATAgataaagttaaatgtacatgcaCTTACAAATGTTTTAAAGACTGTTCAATTTTTGATTTATTGGGGTGCACGTTTTTGACAATCTGTGTGTGCATCCTGTTTTTTTTATGGGTTTTCTAATGTGTGTCCTGTCTTCAAATTGTATGCCTTTTTCTGTTGgctaagcacctttatttttgtttttgaagagtTGGAGTATAAAGAATATGCTGGGGGGAAAGTGAACAATTTTCATTCAAACTCAAAATTAGATTTTAGCTGTCTGGGTTCTGATTTGCACTGTCTGACATATGCATTTTGACTTGCATTTATATACTCACAatcagaaagaaataaaaatgcagtaaTTTTACATTTGACTGACTGATTTTTGTGTCAAGTAGAAACAggaagtaggtttttttttttttttgagactaaCATCGATGACAATATTTATTGGTGAATTACCTTATTGTGAATTAAGCCTTAATGGTCTCTTAAAAATGGTTTATTATTTCTGTGTACTGTGTACCTGACATGCactaaataaaagcattacaGAGTCAGTAAAATCATATCTCTGCTATCTGTTCACTAAAAGTTAAGCATGGCATAGACTCAGAGAACTAATATcaacacactcatatttaactatttaatctAATCAAGTTTATTTAAACATCAGGTTTTTTTCTTGAATTCCTTTCAAGTGAGTACAGATACAGTACAGTATTGTCAGTCATTTTTGCTGTGACACGTGACACCAGAAGACTCATACCAACACAAACCTGTCTCACCTGTtacacactctctatctctccTTCTCAGGGTGTAACGTGTCTTGACTAgttgagaatgtttttttttttttccttttaacaaTGCTAATGTTTGACTAGAAAGAAGGAGGTCCAACAAAGCATTTGCTGTCTCTGGATTGTGTAATACCATTTCATCGAGCAGGGATTCCTTGACACTTTGAGAACTGAACAGAATCTTCATTGTCAGACTTGGTGCTCTAAACACAGCTTTCAAGGGGCAATGGGTGAGTTTTTGAACTTTGTTTCAGAAGGGTTATGATTTGGCAAGCTGTGATATTTGTGGTACTTGGGATATGCatagatatatttatttgtattgccaACATCTATGGCTGTTTAATggaaatatcaatttattttcGAAGAAACATAatgattatgtatgtatatatatactgtatatatggtaGCCAGTGTTCATGTGAATTGTAGTATAATGAGTGTAacataattttgataaataagcaaTAAACAACAAGTGATAGGTTACACTcaaatgcttttgttttaaatttcttAACAGTTATCCATCactgaatgtatttatttgtgacccgggaccacaaaaccagtcttaagttgctggtgtatacttttagcaatagccaaaaaaaaaaacactgtatgggtcaaaattataaatttttctttaatgccaggaatcattaggatattgagtaaagatcatgttccatgaggatattttgtaaatttcctaccgtaaatatatcaagacttaatttttgattagtaatatacattgctaagaacttcatttggacaaatttaatggtgattttctcagtattttgatatttttgcaccctcagattccagattttcaaataattgtgtCTCGCGCAAATATTgactgatcctaacaaaccatacatcaatggaaagcttattcagCTTACAGATGATGATGtttaatctcaatttaaaaaaagacacttaagacttaaggttttgtggtccagggtcacatttatttaCTGATTTACTCAGTGTTATGTATTTGGTAAAGAAATTCGAGCTGACTGTTTATAACACCAACATCtttataatgctgtttttttttagcttacctaatcataaaataaatgcaattgagGCTAAGCATAGGAAAGAGgcttttttattgtattgcttTGCTTTCCTATTTTCGTGAGGATACTTTTTGTCAGCTTGGTCTTGTTTTGTGCTTTctgtgtatctttttttttttttgtacatgcaGACTCTCATAGTCcataggaaaaaaaacatattacggAGTTTAAGCAAAGTTATTTAGAGcagcataatttatatttatagacTGATAAAACACACAAGAGTTTCTAACAGCAAATCAGATAAAATGCTATTGTGAATCATGCAAGGTGCTCTTTGTACTTTATGTGCATTCTTGAGTTCAAATCACTCAGGTTCAACTCACATACCTGGCCTGTTGAAGCACATTGCTCATGGCTGTCCAGCTCTAGTATTGCACTTGAGAGTCTCATAAATCCTACCACTTCATGTTTTTTCATGTCTTTCacataattaaatgcatttgtCTGTAGGGTAAGTATTTCATAAAAGATAAGGCTGATTGAGAAAGTGCATCAGACTAACATCATAGCTGGCCCAAattaaatctgcatttattttagtgaAAAATCTGTAGAATGtctatgttaaaatatattttagatactTAAGTAGCTGAAAACATAATTTACAagacaaaatattacatatttcatAAAACACTCCAGTTTACTAACCACCAATGGCTTCACCTCTCTTCTGTCCATTTTAGAGGTGCTTGTGCTCATGGACTTTGAGGCGACGATGTCAGATGAGCTGACGGTGCATGTGGGAGATGTGGTGAAGAACGTCTCAAAGGGTAAAGAGGAAGGATGGCTGGAAGGAGAGCTGAGAGGAAAGAGAGGCATGTTTCCTAGCAACTTTGT
This genomic window contains:
- the thrap3a gene encoding thyroid hormone receptor-associated protein 3 isoform X2, which produces MLLKGKCVLHIATFHEIQGLSSGQALWHICERQQATMSKTQKSESRSRSRSASRSRSHSDSRSRSRSKSSSRSRSRKRRYWSRSRSRSHSPPHNRERNQTREYQNQREFRGNQRGFRRPYYFRGRGQGFFRGRFQRGGRGGYNNYRPKNWQNFRQHYQQQQQQYHPNSPKRGRSRSPKKQSKSPQSRSHSRRSDRSSSGRSPQSHHSSSSSAGSAKRNCKDVREDISVPEETRGGGDGALAEQVGGSPVAKGNSDGDRAVEDCQVLRNHDTSPKKTSPQVCSTVTNDQPMDSATSETSPAHDAPNKGATTWQSSNTSPIKKSLTPVFNGFGLFTNIDQQTDDTIAISAAFLKFLEEQNLKKLSATWDDTMHKGKSNGDIVCDKENGEMFEKGIELSRIADHDNAEEKEKSKSAKSGDGNKISISSTKRGSRNRPTLLCKDDEDDDEEMEMSDRVKDMGNDPSKSKSKVTVSAREMFENRVRRMQDMAWDDELEALLLCHKQERAANLLAALSKREQLSGMFKDPSPEKLSNVKRKEKTTLSSSSKPTLLHRRSSENREQEMFVVMNEESPPRASVKRGSEFSVRMDSLSDDLARTSVLSSERRNLLDLLDLDKKDLEFQSVLQHLRAQQSPKSPSELFAQHIVSIVHHIKAQYFPSSGLTLNDRFAMYQRRAAEKEFMKQRKSPEIHRRIDVSPSAFKRHSLLFDEMKSSMENSFKVDGKNSKGDSVDLRLDIERRKKYLSGEREHREEEYGGRVPRDSPDPSKEISTEKNSKNHKKMKKSKKKREHSESPSSSSSSSFVYHEEDTEIKAESFSKIQQGLREYGEPAERGRARGGFLRIRGRSWNRGNFHGSSNGDSKMNMSAKNDDWDQEYTPKSKKYFLHSKRDGEAEKMMMDTRERGRGNALRAKGRFILRRATNTNTTNYTSPKWAHDKFQTTDDDDEGEQQREDEKQDQ
- the thrap3a gene encoding thyroid hormone receptor-associated protein 3 isoform X3, with amino-acid sequence MSKTQKSESRSRSRSASRSRSHSDSRSRSRSKSSSRSRSRKRRYWSRSRSRSHSPPHNRERNQTREYQNQREFRGNQRGFRRPYYFRGRGQGFFRGRFQRGGRGGYNNYRPKNWQNFRQHYQQQQQQYHPNSPKRGRSRSPKKQSKSPQSRSHSRRSDRSSSGRSPQSHHSSSSSAGSAKRNCKDVREDISVPEETRGGGDGALAEQVGGSPVAKGNSDGDRAVEDCQVLRNHDTSPKKTSPQVCSTVTNDQPMDSATSETSPAHDAPNKGATTWQSSNTSPIKKSLTPVFNGFGLFTNIDQQTDDTIAISAAFLKFLEEQNLKKLSATWDDTMHKGKSNGDIVCDKENGEMFEKGIELSRIADHDNAEEKEKSKSAKSGDGNKISISSTKRGSRNRPTLLCKDDEDDDEEMEMSDRVKDMGNDPSKSKSKVTVSAREMFENRVRRMQDMAWDDELEALLLCHKQERAANLLAALSKREQLSGMFKDPSPEKLSNVKRKEKTTLSSSSKPTLLHRRSSENREQEMFVVMNEESPPRASVKRGSEFSVRMDSLSDDLARTSVLSSERRNLLDLLDLDKKDLEFQSVLQHLRAQQSPKSPSELFAQHIVSIVHHIKAQYFPSSGLTLNDRFAMYQRRAAEKEFMKQRKSPEIHRRIDVSPSAFKRHSLLFDEMKSSMENSFKVDGKNSKGDSVDLRLDIERRKKYLSGEREHREEEYGGRVPRDSPDPSKEISTEKNSKNHKKMKKSKKKREHSESPSSSSSSSFVYHEEDTEIKAESFSKIQQGLREYGEPAERGRARGGFQLRIRGRSWNRGNFHGSSNGDSKMNMSAKNDDWDQEYTPKSKKYFLHSKRDGEAEKMMMDTRERGRGNALRAKGRFILRRATNTNTTNYTSPKWAHDKFQTTDDDDEGEQQREDEKQDQ
- the thrap3a gene encoding thyroid hormone receptor-associated protein 3 isoform X4; protein product: MKKRIRSRSRSRSHSPPHNRERNQTREYQNQREFRGNQRGFRRPYYFRGRGQGFFRGRFQRGGRGGYNNYRPKNWQNFRQHYQQQQQQYHPNSPKRGRSRSPKKQSKSPQSRSHSRRSDRSSSGRSPQSHHSSSSSAGSAKRNCKDVREDISVPEETRGGGDGALAEQVGGSPVAKGNSDGDRAVEDCQVLRNHDTSPKKTSPQVCSTVTNDQPMDSATSETSPAHDAPNKGATTWQSSNTSPIKKSLTPVFNGFGLFTNIDQQTDDTIAISAAFLKFLEEQNLKKLSATWDDTMHKGKSNGDIVCDKENGEMFEKGIELSRIADHDNAEEKEKSKSAKSGDGNKISISSTKRGSRNRPTLLCKDDEDDDEEMEMSDRVKDMGNDPSKSKSKVTVSAREMFENRVRRMQDMAWDDELEALLLCHKQERAANLLAALSKREQLSGMFKDPSPEKLSNVKRKEKTTLSSSSKPTLLHRRSSENREQEMFVVMNEESPPRASVKRGSEFSVRMDSLSDDLARTSVLSSERRNLLDLLDLDKKDLEFQSVLQHLRAQQSPKSPSELFAQHIVSIVHHIKAQYFPSSGLTLNDRFAMYQRRAAEKEFMKQRKSPEIHRRIDVSPSAFKRHSLLFDEMKSSMENSFKVDGKNSKGDSVDLRLDIERRKKYLSGEREHREEEYGGRVPRDSPDPSKEISTEKNSKNHKKMKKSKKKREHSESPSSSSSSSFVYHEEDTEIKAESFSKIQQGLREYGEPAERGRARGGFQLRIRGRSWNRGNFHGSSNGDSKMNMSAKNDDWDQEYTPKSKKYFLHSKRDGEAEKMMMDTRERGRGNALRAKGRFILRRATNTNTTNYTSPKWAHDKFQTTDDDDEGEQQREDEKQDQ
- the thrap3a gene encoding thyroid hormone receptor-associated protein 3 isoform X1, which gives rise to MLLKGKCVLHIATFHEIQGLSSGQALWHICERQQATMSKTQKSESRSRSRSASRSRSHSDSRSRSRSKSSSRSRSRKRRYWSRSRSRSHSPPHNRERNQTREYQNQREFRGNQRGFRRPYYFRGRGQGFFRGRFQRGGRGGYNNYRPKNWQNFRQHYQQQQQQYHPNSPKRGRSRSPKKQSKSPQSRSHSRRSDRSSSGRSPQSHHSSSSSAGSAKRNCKDVREDISVPEETRGGGDGALAEQVGGSPVAKGNSDGDRAVEDCQVLRNHDTSPKKTSPQVCSTVTNDQPMDSATSETSPAHDAPNKGATTWQSSNTSPIKKSLTPVFNGFGLFTNIDQQTDDTIAISAAFLKFLEEQNLKKLSATWDDTMHKGKSNGDIVCDKENGEMFEKGIELSRIADHDNAEEKEKSKSAKSGDGNKISISSTKRGSRNRPTLLCKDDEDDDEEMEMSDRVKDMGNDPSKSKSKVTVSAREMFENRVRRMQDMAWDDELEALLLCHKQERAANLLAALSKREQLSGMFKDPSPEKLSNVKRKEKTTLSSSSKPTLLHRRSSENREQEMFVVMNEESPPRASVKRGSEFSVRMDSLSDDLARTSVLSSERRNLLDLLDLDKKDLEFQSVLQHLRAQQSPKSPSELFAQHIVSIVHHIKAQYFPSSGLTLNDRFAMYQRRAAEKEFMKQRKSPEIHRRIDVSPSAFKRHSLLFDEMKSSMENSFKVDGKNSKGDSVDLRLDIERRKKYLSGEREHREEEYGGRVPRDSPDPSKEISTEKNSKNHKKMKKSKKKREHSESPSSSSSSSFVYHEEDTEIKAESFSKIQQGLREYGEPAERGRARGGFQLRIRGRSWNRGNFHGSSNGDSKMNMSAKNDDWDQEYTPKSKKYFLHSKRDGEAEKMMMDTRERGRGNALRAKGRFILRRATNTNTTNYTSPKWAHDKFQTTDDDDEGEQQREDEKQDQ